Part of the Lebetimonas natsushimae genome is shown below.
AGAATTAAAAGAAGTCGGAGTTAAACTAGAGATTGATGATTTTGGTATTGCTTATTCAAATTTTAAAGAAACAGTGGATATTGACTTTGATATTCTAAAAATCGATAAAAGTTTTGTAGATAAAATTTTTAAAGAAAGAATCCAAATTGCTGTCAGATCAATTATATTTTTGGCCAAATCTTTTAATGCTAAAACAATTGCAGAGGGTGTAGAAACAAAAGAACAATTGGAAAAATTAAAAGAATTAGGAGTTGATTATATTCAAGGATATTATTTTGCAAAACCAATGCCTTTTAGCGAAGCAATTGAATATTTAAAAACAAATGCGTAATTTGTCCTATTTTTAAGGAAAACAAAGATTAAAAAAATTTTTTACTGTCATTTTCTTGTCATTTTAATAATATATAATTTTTATAAATTAAGTAAAAAGGACAAATATGAAAAAATTTATTGCTATTTCTGCAATTGCAGTGTCATTATTTGCAGTAGATTATCAAGTGGGAACAGGATTTGGAAGAGCTCATACAGATAAATATAGCGGAAAATACAATTTCTTAAATTTGAGAATAGGAACTTTTTTGTCAAAATTTAACCTGTTAAGATTAGAAGTTGAAAGAAGTACAAATTATGATTTCGATAATTCAAAAAACAATTTAACAAGAGCTTTGTTAAATCTGGAACATGAGATTGACATAAATTCAAAAATTACTCCTTATATATTTATTGGAACCGGATATCAATGGGTAAGTAATAATGATCAAAATGCAATGGTTATAGATGCTGGTATAGGTGCTAAATATAATGTAATTAAAAATTTAGATTTATTTGTAGAAACCAGAGCTTTAAGAGATTTTGGCATTGAAAAAAATCATTTAAGTTTATTGGGGGGACTTGTCTATAATTTTGGAGGTGAAGAAGAACCTGAGGCGGCTCCTCTAAAAGAAGAGCCGAAAGTTATTGATAGTGATGAAGACGGAGTTTCCGATAATTTAGATAAATGCCCAAATACTCCTGTAGGAGTAAAAGTGGATAAAAGAGGATGCCCAATAGACAGCGATGAAGACGGTGTTCCTGATTATCTGGATAAATGTCCACACACACCTGCTAATGTAAAGGTGGATAAAAACGGATGTGCATTAGATAGTGATGGTGACGGAGTTGCCGATTATTTGGACAAATGCCCTAATACTCCAAAAGGTATGAAAGTAGATAAAAGCGGATGTGCTGTTTCCTTTAATTTTGAAATAAATTTTGATACAAATAGCGCTAAGATAAAATCTCAATATATGGAAAAAATAAAAAAATTTGCTGAGTTTTTAAAACAACATCCTGATATTAAAGCTGAAATTCAGGGATATACTGATAATAAAGGAAATTATAAATATAACATTGTGCTTTCTGAAAAAAGAGCAAAAGCTGTTTATGAAGCATTGTTAAAACTCGGAGTTGATAAAAATCAAATTACATGGGCAGGATATGGACCAAATAATCCTATAGCTTCAAACGATACAGCTGAAGGAAGGGCAAAAAACAGAAGAGTGATAGCTAAAATTATCTACTGATTCTTCCTTTTTTTGTATAATTATCAAAAAGGTAATAAATGTTAAAAACTATCCTTTTTGATACTATTTCGTTAATTACTATTTTAAATCCAATAGCTGCCGCTGCGATTATGGTGTCTCTTGTAAAATATTCTGATATCCCATCTGTTTCCAAAACAACATCTTTAACAGTTTTAATAGCTTCTGTTATTACAATGATTGCAGGTGGTTGGGTATTAAAAATTTTTGGGATTAATTTGCCTTCCATTAAAGCAATTGGGGGAGTGGTTCTTTTAATAATTGCACTCAACATGGTACAAGGTAAAGAAATGGCTCCAACTAATGCTACAAAAGATGAACACGAAGCAGCTCAGGAAAAAGATAATATCGCTGTAATTCCCCTTGCTATTCCAATTTTATTTGGTCCCGGTGTTATAACAACAATTATTGTTTTAAGTGAAAAAAGTAAAAAATTAATAGATAAGGGAGCTTTATCTATTTCTATTGTCATTTCAGTGTTTATAGTTTATATAATTTTAAAAAATGCAACTTATATTTCAAAATTATTGGGAATTAACGGGCTTAAAATAGTTACTAGACTTATGGGATTAATAATAGGTGCTATTTCATTTTTATTTTTAATAGGAGGAATTAAAGCATTATGGTTAATGTCTTAAATTTAATTGTTTTTTCATTAACAGTGGGAATTGTTACAGGCGTTTTTATAGTAATTTACGGGCTTTTAACAGAATTTTTAAAATATATACTTTTTTTAGGCGATCCATTTGAAACAATAAATCATTTACCTGTTTGGTATCTTTATTTAATACCTACTGTCGCTATTTTGATTGTTAATTATTTAATTAAAATAGATGAAAATGTAAGGGAATACGGAGTTTTGGAAATTGCAAAAGCGGTTGAGGAGAATAAATTTTTTGTTAGTTGGAAGAGTCTGTTTTTAAAGATTATTGCTTCATCTATTTCTCTTGCAAGCGGTTTTGCCGTGGGAAACGAAGGTCCATCGGCTGCAATTGGAGCAATGATTGCAAATAAGTTTCATTTTCTTTTTAAACTTCCAAAGAATTTATTAAAAGTAGCTTTAAGTATAGGTTCAAGTAGCGGGATTGCTGCAATATTTGTATCTCCTATTACAGGTATAATGTTTGCAATTGAAAATATAGCTTATGAATTTATAAGAAATTTTGCAGGATTTTTAATATTTGCAAGTCTGATAGCATTTACAATTGCGATTAATTTTTTGGAACCTATTATTTTTAATTATTCAGCAGGTAAATTTTTGGAATACAAATATATAATCAGTGGAATTTTGTTTATTCCGTTTATTGCATTTTTTAATTTTTTATATTTATCTTTAAAAGATAAAATGTTATATTTTTTTGATAATTTATTAAATAGTTATTTTTTTGTTTATAAAAACTGGATACTTGCCATAATAGGCGGTTTTACAATAGGTACAATTTTATTAATTTCCCCATATGCAGCTTTTAGTGGACATGAACTTGTAACGATGCTCATTAATAACAATTTGCATATTCCTTTAATATTACTTTTTTTGATAATCTTTTTAAGAATTATCAATATTAGTGTTTCAGTTTATGCAAATGCTGTTGGCGGGATATTTATGGCTTTAATGAGTTTAGGTGCATTAATCGGATACGGATATGCGGAAGTTATAAACCATTTTACAACTTTAAAAATAGAGCCTTTTTATTTTGCAGCCATTGGCGGGGCTATATTTATGGGAGTAAATATGAGACTGCCTTTGACAGCTCTTGTAATGTCACTTGAAATTACATATGATTATAATGTAATAGTGCCTACCGGAATAATATATGTTTTAGTTGCCTTTTTAATGAATTTAAAATTTGATATTAAAAAAATGCACTTAAGGAAAAAATAATGAGATTTTTTTTTATTTTTTTCATTTTTATTAATTTATTCGGAGCAAATCTGGATGAACTTGTTAAACAGATAAATAAAAATTCTCCAGATTATACTTTAGATATTACATTGGTTAAAAAAATAAAGGAATTAAATTATGTAAATCCCTTTTTATTGGTTGAGAAAATAAAAACCGAAGAAGATTATTTGAATTTGTTTTTTAAATTAGGAAATTTAAAAAAAGAATATGATAATTTACCTATTTTAATTAAAGAAACGAATAAAAAAATAGATATTCTTTCATCAAATAATGATATAACATCAAAACTTCAAACTCTTTACTATCAAAAGCTTGTTGAGATTTATAATAAAAAATATGAATTTTTAGATAAAAATTTTAAAACTTTTGAAAAAAAAGTTTATAAAAAACTTTTTGATGTTAAATTCAATCCTGAAGATGCTGAAAAGAATATAGATTATTGGAATAATTTGTTAAAAGAAAAACAAAAAGAATTTGAAAAATTGAATATTAATCTTCAAAAATGGCAAATTTTAAATAATGAGGAAAATATAAAGAAAATTCAGCAATTTATAAATATAAATATTCAAAAACAGAAAAAAATTTATAAAAATTTAATAAAAAATTATCTTGTTTTATTTTTTGATGCACTTCAGCATAAAGATAAAAAAGCTTTTAGTATAGCTGAAAAAATAGAATTTTTTTCAAAAAAAACAAATTTAACTGAAATAAATGATATTTTAAACGATTTTGAAACATTTACATTTGGGACAAAAGCAATAATTTACAATTCAAAAACAGAGTTAAAAAATACATTAGATAAAATGATTTCTTTAATTAAATATCCTATTTTTAAAATAGGGAATAATTTTATTACCCCCCTTGATTTAGTTTTATTTGGTATTATTTTATTTTTTGGATGGTTTATAGGTAAATATTATAAAAAACTGATTTATTCTTTGAGAAAAAAATACAACATTTCTTATTCGAATGCCACATTACTTGCTAATATGGGCTATTATACTATTTTGGCCATTTCTTTTATATTTTCATTAAAAATGGTGGGTATTGATTTAAGCTCTCTTGCGATAATAGCAGGGGCTTTATCTGTAGGTATTGGTTTTGGACTTCAAAATATAGTCAGCAACTTTGTAAGCGGACTAATTTTGATGTTTGAAAAATCAATAAAAGTTGATGATTATATTCAAATAGATGAAAATACAAGAGGAAAAGTTATAGATATTCATATGCGCTCAACCGTTATAAGAACAAATGACAATATAGATATTATTGTTCCAAATCAGGATTTTATACAAAACAGGGTAATAAACTGGACTCTTGGTGATGAAATTGTCAGATTTAGAATACCTTTTGGAGTGGCATACGGAGTTGATATAAAAAAAGTTGAAAAAGTGGTGCTTGAAGCAATATATAAATCAAATCTGCCGTTTTTAAGAAAACCGCAATATAAATCTCAGCTGATTTTTATTGAAATGGCAGATAGTAGTTTGAATTTTGAACTTTTTGTTTGGGTTAAAGGTGAATATGCTATGCGTCCAAGAGGTACAAAAAGTGAATTTTTAAAAGTAATTTATGAGGCATTGAATAAAGCCGGAATTGAGATACCTTTCCCTCAACATGATTTACATATTAGGGATTCAGTGCCTTTTGAAGTTAAAATAAAAAAGGATTGACATGGAATTTATTTATTCAATAAGTGAGGCTTTCAGTGATTTAAAAAATGTAAAAATACAAAAATTATCTGTTACATTAGGCAGTGTTTTGGCTGCTTTATGGATAATAGTTGCTATTTGGTTTTGGAAGGATGGACTTAAGGTTACTAATTTTTTAATTTCTTTTATGCCTTTTAAATTTTTGCAAAATGCAGGAAGTCAGTTTATTATAATGATTGTCTGGATTCAGCTTATTTTGGCAACTCTTGGAATTGTTTATTCTCTTTTTGGGAAATTTTTGAAAAATATTTTTGCTTCAATTTCAATTGTCAGTATGATTGCTCTTTTTTGGAGTTTTATATTTTTGACATTTCACAGTGAAATTAGCGGATATATAAAAAATCTGCTTAGGATTTTTCCTTTTCAGAGCATTGAGGAGGTTGTTTCAAATATTTTGCTCGGATTTATATTTTATTCTTTTTATATTGCAAGTTTTTATTTCAGTTTTGTAGTTTTCAGTACTAAAGTTTTAGAAGAGTTAAAAGAAGAGGAATATCCGGAAGTTGAAACAAAAAAAGAATTTAATATAATAAAAATAGTTTTAATTAATTTAAGGGATTTTATAATTTTTTTAGTGGGGATGATAGTTTTATATCCTTTAATGTTTGTACCTTTTGTAAATATTTTAATAATTGTATTTTTATGGGCTGTATTAATTAAAGAATCACTTCTTCAAACTGTTTTTATGCTTTTTGGAAAAGAAGAAATTGACAGGAAAAAAATCTGGGCTTTTTGTATTATTAGCGTAGTGTTTAACTTTATTCCCGTACTTAATTTTTATGCACCGGCTTTTGGGATACTCAGTATTTTTCATTATGTAATGGAAAAAAAAGAGGACAGGCTTAATTTAGCTTAATTATCTTTTTGTTTTTCTTTTTACGGCTATTATGAATTGGTAGATAAAAAATGATAAAAGTATAGTATATAGTAAATATAAAAATTTGTATCCTATAATAATGTGTTTGTTAGAAGATAATTGTTTTTTTACATTAAAGATATTTGCTATATCATCAAAGATGTTCCATTTTCTTTGTTCGTAAATAGCAAAAGT
Proteins encoded:
- a CDS encoding chloride channel protein, whose protein sequence is MVNVLNLIVFSLTVGIVTGVFIVIYGLLTEFLKYILFLGDPFETINHLPVWYLYLIPTVAILIVNYLIKIDENVREYGVLEIAKAVEENKFFVSWKSLFLKIIASSISLASGFAVGNEGPSAAIGAMIANKFHFLFKLPKNLLKVALSIGSSSGIAAIFVSPITGIMFAIENIAYEFIRNFAGFLIFASLIAFTIAINFLEPIIFNYSAGKFLEYKYIISGILFIPFIAFFNFLYLSLKDKMLYFFDNLLNSYFFVYKNWILAIIGGFTIGTILLISPYAAFSGHELVTMLINNNLHIPLILLFLIIFLRIINISVSVYANAVGGIFMALMSLGALIGYGYAEVINHFTTLKIEPFYFAAIGGAIFMGVNMRLPLTALVMSLEITYDYNVIVPTGIIYVLVAFLMNLKFDIKKMHLRKK
- a CDS encoding MarC family protein, with protein sequence MLKTILFDTISLITILNPIAAAAIMVSLVKYSDIPSVSKTTSLTVLIASVITMIAGGWVLKIFGINLPSIKAIGGVVLLIIALNMVQGKEMAPTNATKDEHEAAQEKDNIAVIPLAIPILFGPGVITTIIVLSEKSKKLIDKGALSISIVISVFIVYIILKNATYISKLLGINGLKIVTRLMGLIIGAISFLFLIGGIKALWLMS
- a CDS encoding OmpA family protein, with protein sequence MKKFIAISAIAVSLFAVDYQVGTGFGRAHTDKYSGKYNFLNLRIGTFLSKFNLLRLEVERSTNYDFDNSKNNLTRALLNLEHEIDINSKITPYIFIGTGYQWVSNNDQNAMVIDAGIGAKYNVIKNLDLFVETRALRDFGIEKNHLSLLGGLVYNFGGEEEPEAAPLKEEPKVIDSDEDGVSDNLDKCPNTPVGVKVDKRGCPIDSDEDGVPDYLDKCPHTPANVKVDKNGCALDSDGDGVADYLDKCPNTPKGMKVDKSGCAVSFNFEINFDTNSAKIKSQYMEKIKKFAEFLKQHPDIKAEIQGYTDNKGNYKYNIVLSEKRAKAVYEALLKLGVDKNQITWAGYGPNNPIASNDTAEGRAKNRRVIAKIIY
- a CDS encoding mechanosensitive ion channel family protein, with protein sequence MRFFFIFFIFINLFGANLDELVKQINKNSPDYTLDITLVKKIKELNYVNPFLLVEKIKTEEDYLNLFFKLGNLKKEYDNLPILIKETNKKIDILSSNNDITSKLQTLYYQKLVEIYNKKYEFLDKNFKTFEKKVYKKLFDVKFNPEDAEKNIDYWNNLLKEKQKEFEKLNINLQKWQILNNEENIKKIQQFININIQKQKKIYKNLIKNYLVLFFDALQHKDKKAFSIAEKIEFFSKKTNLTEINDILNDFETFTFGTKAIIYNSKTELKNTLDKMISLIKYPIFKIGNNFITPLDLVLFGIILFFGWFIGKYYKKLIYSLRKKYNISYSNATLLANMGYYTILAISFIFSLKMVGIDLSSLAIIAGALSVGIGFGLQNIVSNFVSGLILMFEKSIKVDDYIQIDENTRGKVIDIHMRSTVIRTNDNIDIIVPNQDFIQNRVINWTLGDEIVRFRIPFGVAYGVDIKKVEKVVLEAIYKSNLPFLRKPQYKSQLIFIEMADSSLNFELFVWVKGEYAMRPRGTKSEFLKVIYEALNKAGIEIPFPQHDLHIRDSVPFEVKIKKD